From the Equus przewalskii isolate Varuska chromosome 19, EquPr2, whole genome shotgun sequence genome, one window contains:
- the FKBPL gene encoding FK506-binding protein-like, with amino-acid sequence METLPVSPVGEKDTSQQQEQWEKNSRENFDSITQIRQQPQDYPTEILELTVSPDTASQILENPQGTEKLASRLEGDSDESHGSASEMPEPHQASDLWYCPDGSFVKKIIIRGHGLDKPKLGSRCRVLAFGFPFGSGLSEGWTELTMGLGSWREETWGELVEKCLESMCQGEEAEVQLPGHSGPLVRLTLASFTQGRDSWELEASEKEALAREERARGTELFRAGNPEGAARCYGRALRLLLTLPPPGSPERTVLHANLAACQLLLGQPQLAAQSCDRVLEREPGHLKALYRRGVAQAALGNLEKATADLRRVLAVDPKNRAAQEELGKVIIQGKKQDAGLAQGLRKMFG; translated from the coding sequence ATGGAGACGCTACCAGTCAGTCCAGTGGGAGAGAAGGACACCTCTCAACAGCAAGAACAATGGGAAAAGAACTCCCGGGAGAACTTTGATTCCATTACTCAGATTAGGCAGCAGCCCCAAGACTATCCCACTGAAATCCTTGAACTGACAGTGAGCCCAGATACAGCCAGCCAAATTCTAGAGAATCCTCAAGGAACTGAAAAACTAGCCTCTAGACTTGAAGGAGATTCTGATGAGTCTCATGGATCAGCCAGTGAGATGCCAGAGCCCCATCAAGCTTCTGATCTCTGGTACTGTCCGGATGGGAGCTTTGTCAAGAAGATCATAATCCGTGGCCATGGCTTGGACAAACCCAAGCTGGGCTCCCGCTGCCGGGTACTGGCTTTTGGGTTTCCTTTTGGCTCCGGGCTGTCAGAGGGCTGGACAGAGCTAACTATGGGGTTAGGCTCATGGAGGGAGGAAACTTGGGGGGAGCTCGTAGAGAAATGCTTGGAGTCCATGTGTCAAGGCGAAGAGGCAGAGGTTCAGCTCCCTGGACACTCTGGACCTCTTGTCAGGCTCACACTGGCCTCCTTCACTCAGGGCCGAGACTCCTGGGAGCTGGAGGCCAGCGAGAAAGAGGCCCTGGCCAGGGAAGAACGTGCAAGGGGCACAGAATTGTTTCGAGCTGGGAACCCTGAAGGGGCTGCCCGATGCTATGGACGGGCTCTTCGGCTGCTGCTGACTTTACCCCCGCCTGGCTCTCCAGAACGAACTGTCCTTCATGCCAACCTGGCTGCCTGTCAGTTGCTGCTAGGCCAGCCCCAGTTGGCAGCCCAGAGCTGTGACCGGGTGCTGGAGCGGGAGCCTGGCCATTTAAAGGCCTTGTACCGAAGGGGAGTTGCCCAGGCTGCCCTTGGGAACCTGGAAAAAGCAACTGCTGACCTTAGGAGAGTGCTGGCCGTAGACCCAAAAAACCGGGCAGCCCAGGAGGAGTTAGGAAAGGTGATCATTCAGGGGAAGAAACAGGATGCAGGGCTGGCTCAGGGTCTGCGCAAGATGTTCGGCTGA